The Brassica oleracea var. oleracea cultivar TO1000 chromosome C6, BOL, whole genome shotgun sequence genomic interval NNNNNNNNNNNNNNNNNNNNNNNNNNNNNNNNNNNNNNNNNNNNNNNNNNNNNNNNNNNNNNNNNNNNNNNNNNNNNNNNNNNNNNNNNNNNNNNNNNNNNNNNNNNNNNNNNNNNNNNNNNNNNNNNNNNNNNNNNNNNNNNNNNNNNNNNNNNNNNNNNNNNNNNNNNNNNNNNNNNNNNNNNNNNNNNNNNNNNNNNNNNNNNNNNNNNNNNNNNNNNNNNNNNNNNNNNNNNNNNNNNNNNNNNNNNNNNNNNNNNNNNNNNNNNNNNNNNNNNNNNNNNNNNNNNNNNNNNNNNNNNNNNNNNNNNNNNNNNNNNNNNNNNNNNNNNNNNNNNNNNNNNNNNNNNNNNNNNNNNNNNNNNNNNNNNNNNNNNNNNNNNNNNNNNNNNNNNNNNNNNNNNNNNNNNNNNNNNNNNNNNNNNNNNNNNNNNNNNNNNNNNNNNNNNNNNNNNNNNNNNNNNNNNNNNNNNNNNNNNNNNNNNNNNNNNNNNNNNNNNNNNNNNNNNNNNNNNNNNNNNNNNNNNNNNNNNNNNNNNNNNNNNNNNNNNNNNNNNNNNNNNNNNNNNNNNNNNNNNNNNNNNNNNNNNNNNNNNNNNNNNNNNNNNNNNNNNNNNGTTTATTTTCGACATCTCAAATCATATATCACTCAATATTTAGGTATAATTTTCATGCAACTTTACTCTTAAAAACAATCAATTCGGGTTTCAATCTTATGAGGACAATGAGACTATCAATCTTAAAGGCATTTAATCAATCAGTCAATTTCTAGCAAGTCTCAACAGTACTATTTCTATGTGCTCATAATATTAAGGTTTATCTAGACTAGCAAAAACGGATTCAATTAATCATGCAATTAGAGTTTAACAATCAATGGATTTTAGCAAGACTAGTAAAAAGATTTATTAATCACTCAATCAGTTTCAAGGCTGATTTTAGCAATACTAGAATATAGATTTCAAGCATGAATTTCAATGAATCAGTTTCAAGGCTGATTTTAGCAATACTAGAATATAGATTTCAAGCATGAATTTCAATGAATCAGTTTCAAGGCTGATTGGTATTTAGCATAAACCATGTCTAAATAATTTATCTAGTATCCGTATTTATCAAACCTCAAAAACATATAATCAGATCAATCAATTTAATCGAACTTAGCATACAATCTTACACCTCAAGACATTAGATTTTATCATGAATCTATCAACCTAGCATACGGATTCTCAATTCTCAAAGACATCCAAATCAGATCAATATAACCTATCATACGGATTATTTAGGGTTTCTATTTAAAACGGATCAGATTACAAAACTTTCAATCCTAGCAGATGATATTAAACCTTAAGAACCATGCAATCAGATCATTCAGATTTTAAACAAGTAAACCTCAATCAATCTATCAACCTATCGGATTATATAAGCAAAGCAAGCTAGCAACCTATCGGATTCAATCAATGTTTTAACAGGCTGGTCGGTTTAAACAATTTTAAATCAGATGAACAATTAACCAAGCAGGATGAGAAAATAAATCTATCAATTTAACAGTCAAACAATTCTAGCAACATAGCATCAGATTCAATCAGATTTAAAACCTCAATGATCAAAACCGAAAACAGTTTTGATTTCAAAATATTCAACTAGGGTTTTAATATGTGATTTGATAATTATAGTATAATTAATTCTGATACTTATATTATTTAGGGTTTATAGATATAGGGTTAGGGTTTATCGGATTTTAACTTGTAAAAACCGATCTGGGGTTTTAATCATGTTNNNNNNNNNNNNNNNNNNNNNNNNNNNNNNNNNNNNNNNNNNNNNNNNNNNNNTTACTCAATTAGGATTTTTGATCTATTACCCTATGGTTTTGATTCATAAAGATTAGGGTTTTAGGGTTTCATTCTTTATCAATCAATCCATGTTCGATTATGGGTTCTTAGGTTTTGAATTACCTTTTAACCTTAGATGATTGCTGAATCGGACCACCAAAGGAGTTGAGCCGCTATCTGGACACGAACGGGACGCGAGCTGGGATGGATCGAGCCGCTTCTATCGGGTTGCGGATGTCTTTTGTTGCTTGATCGGGAACGCCTTGATCATCAGACGCGAGCTGTCTGATGCTGTCGCGAACGAGGAAGATGTCGCGTGCTGGAGCTGCTCTCGGGTCGCGAACGACTGAGCTAGGATCAGGAACGCCTTGGGCTGAAGCTGATTGAGGACGTGAGTTGGAACAGATGCGGGAACAAGAGACGCGATCGGGGTTTAGGGTTCGTCGGATCGCCGGCTAGGGTTAGGGTTTTAGGGTTTTTCGATTTGGGTATTAGCTTAGGGATTTAGAGTTTCGTGCTGATAACGTGTTATAAAAGTAATGAAAAAGTCTATCTTTATTCATAACATAGAGGTTCCTTATATAGGAGATTACACCGTCATAGATAAATGGAATGATTACACATCATAATCTCTTGGTTATGAGCCATCCACAATCTGGTTCATAACATTAATATTTATATTGCGTGGTTTTCTTTGTTTTTTTCCTATTAATAACTAATAAAAATAAAACTAATCAAATAAAATCCTAATAAATCAATCTATCAGTAGCATATAAAGCTAGAAACCATTTCAAATTCAAGATTTCGAGTATGAATGTTTAGATTTTGATTTTGACACAAATTTACTAAAACAAATTCATCCTAATACGTATATAAGAAACAAAAAAGATTTACCAATAAGAAGAAACAAATAAGTAACCAAACTACAAGCAGCGCTTTCTAAATCGGGCTCAAATTTAATAAAATGGTAAACATTTCTAACATTATTTTATAAAACATAATTCCGCATTTTAACGCGGGTCATAATCTAGTTTCGATTAAATATTGATATTTCATACCACGTATGTACATACTTTTGAAGTTATTTAATTTTCTTGCATCTAGATAATTCTCCTTTTGATCGAAAAAAAGAAGAAGATAATTCTCCTATAGTCCTATTTATTAAAAAAGAGTTAATTCTCCCAAAATAAGGACGTAATAGTCAAAGACCCCTTAACAAGTATAAAGTTGCTTCTTCCGCAAGAAACTTCAAACTCTTCTCCCATTAACCTCTTTCTCGTCTCTGCAACTGCAACGCGTTCCTCCTCTGGAGATTTCTTCGAAGTTTAGCGTTTTATTCCTAAACCACAGAAGCTTTATCTCCCGCGATTCCCTGACTCTCTCTAATGGCGGACAATAAAGATTTAGACTCAAATCCTCCCGCAGGTACGTCTGTTCAAAAGCTTCTGATGCTGTTTCTTCAATCTAGTTCTTGTTGTAACATTATCGATGAGAATCTCCGGTAATTAGGGTTTACAGATTTCAAAGATTAGGATTCCTCTGCTTTTCCTTTTCTCTCCGCCAGTGGTTTTGATTCTGTTACTCGTTTCTTGAATGTAGAAGATCTAACGATTCGCCCATTAAAGAAGATAGAAATAGCACACGAGTCCGAGTCTGAGCCCGAGCTCAAGAAACAGAAACTCAAAGAGCTCCAGAGAAAAGCTTATTACTCTGTTCTCCATGCTTCCAAAGCAGAAAACTCGGCGTTATCACACGTAACAACTTTTCTCGTGTAGTCGCTTTCTCATTGTTAACCTGTTCTCGTGCTCGTGTCTCATGTTAATCTTTTTCGTCTTCAGAAGAAGTCTCAGATCATACAAAGGTTGATGAAGGAGTGGAAGATTGATCAAGAAACTCACGTCTCTGTTGCAGAAAAGATTGATAACTCTGTAAGGGTTTCACCATCTTTTCCCAAATCCAAGTCACTAACAACATTGATGCTCTTTTGTCTTCTCTGTTTTACTTTATCAGGAAAAAAATGTATCTTCGAGTCTCAACTCTGTTCCAGAGTCTCTTGTTGTGAAACGTATCCGTGCAAGATTGCATGATGAAGATTGTCTCCCAAGTAACAAAAAGATGAAACTCGAGGAGCTCCATAAACAGGCTTACGAAGATGTTCTCAACGCCTTTAACGCAGAGTCTCCAACACTATCCAGCGTAAACCCTCTTTTAAAATCTTATGCCAATGATTCTGTTAGTACTCGAAGGAAAGGTTGTGTTCATGTCTTGTCTTCTTTCAGTCAAGGGTTTTGATAATGCAAGACCTGCTTGAAGAATGCAACAACATCTCCCACAAAGCTCATATCAGTGCCAAGATTTATGATAAAGTCGAAACTGATCCTCTACTGGTCGAACCGTTCATCAAAACTTTTAACACCTTAAAGAAGTGATCTTCTCTCTTCACTCTCTAGCTATATATGTTTCTTTACCATTTGATGATGTCTTGGTCCGGACCATTTGTCTAGGTTTTACCCTGCCGGCTGCAGATTTCTTCCATCAGATGATATGATGGCAAACTATTATCTGAAGAACAAAGTTCTAGGGCAGCCAATGAACGCACGTATCATACCTGGAGAATGTCCCCACATCTTCTCAATACCTCCTCGTGATTTGCCTGGTCAGATAATGTTGAATCATGTTTAATTTGGTTTTCGTTTCATGATCTAACTTGGTCTTCTATTTCAGGCTATCCAATAGAAACAGAATGGCATTGCTATTGCAGGAAACCTAACGGCCAAGACCCTCGGAGTCTCTGGACACGAGTGGGTGAAGATACTACTGTGTTTGGTCCACAGGGAAACGGTGTTGGTATCAAACGTACATATGCTCTCACTGATCAGGAAAAAGAATCTGATGACATTTCTTTGCCTGGCGAGATAGAACCTCCAAGGGAAGAGTGGTTCATTGAAGAAATTAGTCTCCCACCGTCTGTTGCTGATACTGACTTGGTTTTCTGCCATGTTATTCTCAACAAGATTGAGAAAGAAGAAGAATATGAAGAGGAAGAAGAATATGATGATGATGAGGAAGAAGAATAGGATGATGATGAGGAAGAAGAATGGGAAGATTGTTGATTTGTTTCCCCTGACTTCTTATCTCAAAAAATACTTTAAATGATTCTGTTTTTAGGGACTAAGTGATATGATCTTAGTTTTTAGATTGAAGTCTCTATAATCTAGTGAAAGTGTGAAACATTACATAATTCTGTGAAGAGTTTTTTTTATAATCATTTTCAGACTTTTATGAGTCAGACACCAAAAACAAAATCTCAAAAACCCTGACATGGCAGTGATCTCATCCTGCATTCCCTGCAAATTTAATCTTCTTTTCCTTCTGTGGCCATTCCTTGAGAAAAAGGTAGGGTATACACGAAGAAAAAGTTGGGAAATTGAGGAAGAAACATATATCAGGTTTTTTTTTTTGCATGAGTATCTGTAGACGAACACACTTGTGTGTGGCTCTTTGATAAAAAATAATGACATTGAAAATTTGCAATTGATACTATTACTCCTCTAAGTCCTCTTCCCAACTATTTTAAGATATAATGTGGTTTGGGTAATATAAACAGAGTCATTACAATTCTTTTGGCCAACCTTCAAAAGGGCATCAACTAGTCTCCTGGTAGTAATAGTAGTCGTTGTAATAATCTGTCTGTAAATATTTTTTTTTTAAAGGAAAGTGCTGGAAGAAACTGCTTTTACCGTTCAAGCTGTAGAAAAGAAGCAGCAGTTCGCAAAAGCAGAACTGTTCCGGTAACAAACATCAAGGTAATTGTATAAAGTAAAACAAGGCAAACAAAAATGTATGTATGGAAAATGAAGAGAGTTTTTGTAAAAGAGTTGTTGAGGTTTGCAACACACTAACATCCGAGGAAAAAAACTTATAAATAAAATCTTTGTTTTTATTTTGTATATAAATTATAAAGTAATTTTGTTTCATCAGATTTGTGTGTTTTCACATCTCTAGACATATATTAACGGCTGAACATATTGGCAGAAAAAATCTGTGATGGACAATACACGTTTTTACTTTGTCAATTGTAATCCGAAATTGTTCTTTTTTTTACTACGATCAAACTTATTTTATATAGAATAAAAACAGGAAGGAATAACTCTAATTGTAATTCTTATAAATTAGTATATATTTGAGTGCTTTTTCAAGAACGTAATGTTTTTGAGCACATTTAAGCTTTTGGGTACAAAGGCCTTGAACACATGCCTTGTCAAAATCTTTCAATGTGATAAATTTCTAAACAGCATACATTTTGTTTCAGCGGACCATGGACCTACATGAGTGTAAAGTTTATTTCATGAATGGAAGTTTGTGTTTAAAAAGAAAAAGAGTGTTGCCCATATTTATTTGTGATGACCGGTTCTTTTTTCTATGCTCAGGACCGGACCTGCATATGAGTGAAGGAGCCGCTTTGATCTCCACGACTGCAACACCATTTCCTGAGAGGTAGACTCTGATAGAGAATAGATGTATTTGATTCAATAACCTCCCAACCAGCCTCTCTTGATCTCAATCGAGAATCAAGTCAATACAATTCTAATGCAAAGAAGGCCTAAGCCAAAACTTCCATAATCCTCTCATTAACTCTGGGTCCTTTTATATATACTCAGGCCCAATTACAATTGCTCATAACAAACTCTAACCGCCACTCTCCACAGCTAGTGCCAGCTCATCCTCCTTCTGATCATCTTCTTTCTTCTCGTTCCTCCTCTTATCTCTTCTCTTCCTCGTGTACACGCATAATGGCATATCAATACCCCCTCCCGAGTTTCAGCTTGTCCTCAAGTAAAGATGAAGGAAACTGCTGTTTAAGTTCACCCACCCTCAACCATGAAGACTCATGATCTAGAAGATGCTTCCACTTCACTAACACTTCCAAATATCCATTCTCATCATAACGTCTGTCTAATACTTCATCACGTTCAATCAATAAATCATCCGAACCTGAAAGCGTAGGAGGTAAAGGAGTGATGTCCATAGAAACTCCAACTACTGGTTTCAACTGAGAAATATGAAACACTGAGTGAATTTTTGAATTCTCAGGCAACTCCAGGCGATAAGCAACCTTCCCGATTCGTGCAACAACTGGAAAAGGTCCATAATATCTCGCCACAAGTTTCTGAAACAATCTGCGACTTACCGACTGTTGCCTATACGGTCTGAGCTTCAGATAAACCTTCTCTCCCACCTGAAACTCCAAGTCTCTTATGTGCTTATCCGCATTACTCTTCATTATTGCCTGAGCACGCAACAAATTTTGCTTGATAGAAGAAAGCAACAACTCACGCTCCTTTAACATCACATCCAACTCAAAATTCTGTGTAGCCCCATCCTCATAAGCCATCAACGTAGGAGGATCGCGGCCATATACCAACTTGAAAGGAGTACACTTCAACGCCGTGTGATACGACGTGTTGTACCACAACTCTGCCCACGCCAAATACTGCAACCAATTCTTTGGGTGAGTAGAAGCGAAGCAACGAAGGTAAGTCTCTAAACACCGGTTCAATACTTCCATCTGGCCATCTGTTTGGGGGTGGAAGGCAGTGCTGAAACGCAATCACGTGCCTGACAAACGAAAACACTCCTTCCAAAACTTGCACAAAAAATCTTGTCTCTGTCAGAGATGATTGATTTCAGAAACCCGTGCAATCTCACCACTTCTTTCACAAATTTCTGAGCAACATCCACGGCTGTAAAAGGATGTTTCAAGGAGATGAAATGGCCATACTTACTCAGCCTATCCACTACAACCAGAATCACATTCACACTTTGAGAAACCGGTAAGCCCTCTACAAAGTCCATCGCAATGTCTTCCCAAATACGAACCGGTAACTCGATTGGTTGCAACAGCCCTGCTGGTGACAGCGTAGAGTACTTGTGTGTTTGGCACACAAAACAAGCCGCCAAATACTCTTGAACTCTCTTCCTCATCTTAGGCCAGTAAAACATTGCCTTTACTCTCTGTAATGTTCTCAAAACCCCTGCATGACCTCCCATAACTGTGTCATGACACTCCTGCATGATCAACGGAATCTGGTTTGAAGTAGATGGAATCACGAGTTTCTGTTTGTAAAATAGCCTCCCATTAATCAAAGAGAACCCATTCTTAACCGTTTGACCAGTCTGCAATCTATTACTGATCAACTGAATCTCTTCGTTCTCCTCAACTTCTCTATAAAGATCCTGTAACTGTAGTGTCACTGGAACAGTCATAGCCAACAACAATAACCCTGCTTCACTCTCCAATGAATGATCAATACGAGACAATCCATCCGCGACTTTGTTTTCACTACCCACCTTGTACTCAATATCAAACTCGTACCCAAGAATCCTTGTTAGCCAACGCTGATAGTCCAATGTGATTTTGCTCTGCTCCAACAAATACTTCAGATTTTGCTGATCAGTATGCACAACAAAACGCCTTCCTAACAAGTAATGACGCCATTTCTGTATGGCCATCACTATTGCCATGAGTTCACACTCATAGATTGGTTTTTGTTTCTCTCTGGCAGTCAACCCATGACTGAAGAAAGCAATAGGATGATGACCTTGCATCAAAACTGCTCCTAATCCAATGCCTGAAGCATCCGACTCCACGATGAAGAGCTGATTGAAGTCCGGAAGAGCCAAAACAGGCGTTGTGATCATCGCCTTTTTTAACTTCTCAAACGCTTCTTGTGGTAGAAGACCCCACTCAAACTGATCTTTCTTCAACAACTCAGTCAATGGTTTGGCAAGGCACCCATAATACATCACGAAACGTCGGTAATACCCTGTCAAACCCAAAAAGCCTCTTAACTGTTCTACTGATCTCGGAATCGGCCAGTTCTTAACAGCCTCTATTTCTTCTCATCTGTAGACACTCCATCCTTACTGATCACATGACCCAAGTATTCGACGCTATCTTGAGAAAAAGAGCATTTTATTTTTATTATCAAAGAGCTTATGCTTCACAAACACATCCAACACCTTGCTGACATGCTCAATATGCTCCTCCAAATTTCTGTTGTAGATCAATATATCATCGAAGAACACAAGGACAAATTTCCGCAAAAATTGACGAAAAACGTCATTCATTAAAGCTTGGAAAGTTGCAGGCGCATTGGTGAGCCCGAACGGCATCACCAAGAACTCGAAATGACTGTCATGTGTTCTGAAAGCGGTCTTAGCAATATCCTCCTCTGGTATTCGTATCTGATAATACCCAGACCGCAAATCTAGCTTCGTAAAGACAGTTGCGCCATGAAGTTCATCCAATAACTGATCTATGATCGGAATAGGATACTTGTCTTGTACTATAGCCCTGTTCAAAGCCTTATAATCCACACAAAATCAATGTGAATTATCCTTCTTCTTAACTAATAACACATGACTAGAAAACGGACTGTGACTCGGCCTGATCAACCCTTCTTCAAGCATCTCCTGTACCAAGTTCTCCATAACTTATTTATGGGCAAGCAGGTAACGATAAGGTCTCACACTGATCGGCTTAGTACTGTCCTTCAGTACAATAGCATGTTCATTACCACGAACTGGAGGTAGGCCAGTAGGTTTCTGAAACAACGAATCATAGCACAACAACATCTCAGCCATTACAGGAGGAATTACTTTGTCTGACCCCTTAGTCTTATCCAAAGTCTTTAGCTCGATGGCACAACCGCTGTTTTGAATGTGGGCCTCAGGTAACAGTGTTTTGAGTGACACATTAGGAGCATGTAAGGATGGATCTCCTGTTAATGTCACTTGTCTTCCCTGATGACAGAAAGACCACTCATTCTTCTCCCAATCTACCATACAAACTCCCAAAGTACGTAATCACTGCACCCACATAATAACATCCACGTTTCCGAGATCCAAGACCACAAAGTCAGCCTGAAAGGAAATCGTAGGTAACAGCATCTGCACGTTTTGACAAATCCCCGAGCTCTGAACTGATAAGCCGGCTCCTAGCAACACTTCCAAGTTCGCATTATTCGTCGTCTTGAGCTTGCACTGAGCCACTGTCGCTGGAAAAATGAAGTTGTGGGTGGCTCCACTGTCCACCATCACTACCACTCGATTCATGTTAATAGTTCCTCGAACCTTCGTAGTGGTTGGTGAAGAATTTCCCAAAAAAGAATTCAAGGACAACACCATCAGAGTAGACTCTGAATGCTCTGATTCATCCTCTAACTCAACCAAAGACTGATCCACTATCTCCATTTCGATGCCATTAATAACCGTGAGCACTTGTAATGAACGGTTTGAACACCAATGTTGACGGGACCACTTCTCATCACACGTAAAACATAACCCTAATCTCTTCTTGTCCGCAATCTGACTCTCCGTCAATTTCAATTGAGGCCTTTGCACCTTGGTTCCACTGTTCTTATCAGAAGGTGTCACAGTCGTAGCTGGTTTAACAAACAGTTGTCGCCAGTGTTGTTTTGATTCCCAAGATTTCTCACGACGAACCATTTTATACAAAGAGCTGTCCTCCATCTGATAAGCAGTAGCAATCATTTCTGGAAGATCTACAGGCTTACTCATATTCACCACTTCACGCATCTCTGGAGTCAAACCATTCATGAAAATCCCTTCACGCTGTTTATCAGTCAACCCACTGACCTGAGTAGAAAGGTCTTCAAACTTGTGAATGTATTGAGCAATCTTTCCAGTTTGTTTAACTGCAAAAAACGGCTGGCTCGGATCACGCAGCTTTTCTCTGCTGAATCTTGCTAAAACTCTTTCTTTGAAATCCTGCCAGCTCGTGAAATTGCTTCTCTGAACTTCACTATTAAACCAACTCAACACATCACCTGCAAGACTGACAGACACAATGTCCAATTTCTTCCTTTCATCATAACCTCCGATTCTAAAATATCTCTCAGCTAACGCAAACCAGCCATAAGCATCATCACCAGAGAACGAAGGAAGTGCAACACGCTTCAGCAAACTATCTCTACTATCACTCCCCGTATTTCTCTCATGTCCTTCCTCCATCCTAGAACTACGGCCAGGTTCGGAGTTTAGATTGTGTACCTGATAGTTGGGATGACGATACGGTGGAGGACTTGGATCCGTAACTTCCACCGTTTTCGAATCCTTCTTCGCAAACAAATCGCACAATCTCTCGAAATTCGAATCTATCTTCGCTTGCAATTCGTCGTACCGATTGATCGATTTCTTCTCCAGATCTTCGATCTTCGACATCGTCTTCTCTTCCGACGCACAAATCGCAGCGCGAAACTCACTGTTCGTCTCAAATTGCGCCGCCGTGTGACCGCGCAACGTCTTGACCAGTGATTCCAACGTCTCCGGATAATCGTCGATCTGATTTCGTAACGTCTTCCTCATCTCGTCGTCGCGATTGCTAGCTCCAGATCCCTCAAAGCTGCACCAATTTGATAGAGAATAGATGTATTTGATTTAATAACCTTCCAACCACCCTCTCTTGATCTCACAAATCGAGAATCAAGCCAATACAATTCTAATGCAAAGAAGGCCTAAGCCAAAACTTCCATAATCCTCTCATTGACTCTGGGTCCTTTTATATATACTCAGGCCCAGTTACAATTGCTCATAAAAAATTCTAACCGTCACTCTCCACAGCTAGTGCCAGCTCATCCTCCTTCCGATCATCTTCTTTCTTCTCGTTCCTCCTCTTATCTCTTCTCTTCCTCGTGTACACCCATAATGGCATATCAATATCGTGGCTCATTGCCGTAACCTCATCATATAAATGTATGTTTATTCTTATGACTTGAGCAAAAAAAAATTTTATTCTTATGAGAAGACGTAGAATCATTTCCATTACAAACTCTCTGTCACCTCAATAGTAACTCATTTGAATTATACTGGGATGGTCAACTGGATTGAACGAGATTATTAGTCTGATTGGTCGAAAGATTTGAAACATACATATAATCATTATTTCCCTGCTAAATAAGAAGATTATAAAGCCTAAAAGCAAAAGATTCGAGCATGATATATAGTACAAAGAAAAAGTTGCTCCTCTATCGAACAAAAGAAAAGAAGACTTAAAATATCTAATTAAAGCTCGTGAACATTTTTCTACCTACAAGACTACGACAAACCCACCACCATCTTAGCTTTCCCAGTAGATTGCATTTCAACATCTACCTCATTAATTCTTGGCATCGAGAGACTATTGTTTCTGAAGCCTTTACAACATTTGACAACTACTACAAACTTCTCTTCACTATTCTCTTCTTCATCCCCTTCCTTTCCCCACAGAACCGCACAGACTCCCACCATTATTATCGCCATTCCAAGAACCCTAAGATTTTAGAAATGAATAACAAAAAATAGTAGAGGTTTAGACACATACGAGGATGGAGCCATGTGATCTAATTGCTCAAAATTCATGCTTACCCGCCAAGGTATAATCTTTGGCCGAGGATAAGTAAGCCAGTGATGGATCCGATTATGACAGAAAGAGGGTTAAAAGCAGTGACAAAGACAACGCTTTTTTGCTTCGTCATCATCCCTTGAACGTAGTACGCTATGCTAGACGACATTATACCCTATAAAAGTACACATTCACAAATTACATAACTAAGTATTATAATTATTTCTCAAAAGGTATTATAATTTTAAACAAAGTTATATATGTAACCATGAAGAAGAACGAACCGCGTAAACAGAGGCAAGAAGGTTCATGTCAAAGCCAATGTTCCATGCATAAAGGTTTGGTTCAATCACAAACGTTAGGGCTGTGGACTGTAACGTTCCCATGAAGCACACCATCGTCGATAAAGAACCGTGAGATGAGTATCTCTTCAACGTAGCCGCCTAAAGAAATAAATTTCCTAACTCGTTAGGAAAAATGTTAATCAAACATAGCGCAAATTAAACTCGCATATATTTTCTTTTTATAACAAAAATATTTAGATAATTTATCTACTTGTGTCACCTTGAAAAAATGATTACCTGAAGAACAAAGAAGGAAGCCCAAGAAAACGAGGCGATGAGGAGGAAGACGGTGACCTTGAGGTAGTCCTCCCCGACCGACAACGAAGCATCACCGATGAGGTGAGACCGGAGAAGGTTGATAAAAGGGCCTTTGATTAAAATCATCAACATGGCTCCAACAACTATCACTAATGTCCCCACCACTTTTGCTTGGAATCTTACTTTTCTCATGTCCACCTTCTCCATCCTTTTTTATCACCAAAACAACCATTGATTGTTATCAACGTACCATATTTTATCAATGAACCTATTATGTTTACCATCATATATAATTAATTTTAAGATTATGCTTTATATTTAGCTACCTGCAAATTATGGAAATGATAAAGGTCAAAGCGGGCATGATGTTGGTGACGGCGCCGGCAAAAGTTGGTGAAGTGAGTTTAAGACCAGCATAATATAGGTTCTGATCGATCACAGGTCTGTTTTAAAGAATCCACAAAATAAAAATGTATTATATGCATGTCAAGCAAATGTCTTGAAAATTGATTCAAAAGAAAGAAGACTAACCCAAGAAGACCTAGTACAAATATTTGCATGAATATTGTGAACGTCATCTTCGGCCTCACTTTCCTAGAACATCCAAATAAAAAATAACTTTTAACTTTTGTCAGTCTCATTTAAATGCTTAAGTATCCGATCGAACTTTGTATGTTTCGCAATATAGATATGTTACCTCTCGGAGAGGAGGGCGAAAGGTGCGATAGCGGCCGTGGCAAAGGCATTGCGATAAGCCACAAGGACGAAATGGCTCATGCCGCGGTCGAGCACAACCTTGGTCACGAGGTTCATGCCAGCGTATCCGAATTGGAGGCATATCATTGCAAAGTAGGGCTTGGCTGATTCCGACATCTTTAACACCATATTTAAAATCTCTGTTTAAATGATATATCGATTCAAAAATATATATTGCAATGGAGGTGAGACACCACTTGTGGGGGCTGTGGCTTGAGCTCTTCCTACGAACAAAGTGGTGAAAGGTTCTTTGTAT includes:
- the LOC106298933 gene encoding WAT1-related protein At3g56620-like — its product is MVLKMSESAKPYFAMICLQFGYAGMNLVTKVVLDRGMSHFVLVAYRNAFATAAIAPFALLSERKVRPKMTFTIFMQIFVLGLLGPVIDQNLYYAGLKLTSPTFAGAVTNIMPALTFIISIICRMEKVDMRKVRFQAKVVGTLVIVVGAMLMILIKGPFINLLRSHLIGDASLSVGEDYLKVTVFLLIASFSWASFFVLQAATLKRYSSHGSLSTMVCFMGTLQSTALTFVIEPNLYAWNIGFDMNLLASVYAGIMSSSIAYYVQGMMTKQKSVVFVTAFNPLSVIIGSITGLLILGQRLYLGGVLGMAIIMVGVCAVLWGKEGDEEENSEEKFVVVVKCCKGFRNNSLSMPRINEVDVEMQSTGKAKMVVGLS
- the LOC106297688 gene encoding uncharacterized protein LOC106297688 codes for the protein MADNKDLDSNPPAEDLTIRPLKKIEIAHESESEPELKKQKLKELQRKAYYSVLHASKAENSALSHKKSQIIQRLMKEWKIDQETHVSVAEKIDNSEKNVSSSLNSVPESLVVKRIRARLHDEDCLPSNKKMKLEELHKQAYEDVLNAFNAESPTLSSSRVLIMQDLLEECNNISHKAHISAKIYDKVETDPLLVEPFIKTFNTLKKFYPAGCRFLPSDDMMANYYLKNKVLGQPMNARIIPGECPHIFSIPPRDLPGYPIETEWHCYCRKPNGQDPRSLWTRVGEDTTVFGPQGNGVGIKRTYALTDQEKESDDISLPGEIEPPREEWFIEEISLPPSVADTDLVFCHVILNKIEKEEEYEEEEEYDDDEEEGTK